In Streptomyces seoulensis, the following are encoded in one genomic region:
- a CDS encoding ScbR family autoregulator-binding transcription factor, with amino-acid sequence MARQARAIQTRKTILLAAAAVFDERGYSAATITEILARAGVTKGGLYFHFASKEELALGVIAAQLEVGPLPPQRTKMQELIDQGLLFAHQLRHDPLTRASVGLAMDQWGEGPDRSNPFHGTPFQSWANRLTQLLVEARERGELLPHVDPAETADLLAGSFTGIQWMSQILCERADLSERVTVLLRHLLPSVTLPQLMPTLDLAPDRAERLLAQRPAETDEGGDEEGEPSARISA; translated from the coding sequence ATGGCACGCCAAGCACGCGCGATCCAGACGCGCAAGACGATCCTGCTGGCAGCGGCCGCCGTCTTCGACGAACGCGGTTACAGCGCCGCCACGATCACCGAGATCCTCGCGCGCGCCGGGGTCACGAAGGGTGGCCTCTACTTCCACTTCGCCTCCAAGGAGGAACTGGCCCTCGGGGTGATCGCGGCCCAGCTCGAAGTGGGCCCGCTGCCCCCGCAGCGCACCAAGATGCAGGAACTCATCGATCAGGGGCTGCTGTTCGCGCACCAGCTGCGGCACGACCCGTTGACACGGGCCAGTGTGGGGCTGGCGATGGACCAGTGGGGAGAGGGACCGGATCGGAGCAACCCGTTCCATGGCACGCCCTTCCAGTCTTGGGCGAACCGGCTGACCCAGTTGCTCGTGGAGGCGCGGGAGCGCGGCGAGTTGCTGCCGCACGTCGATCCGGCGGAGACGGCCGACCTGCTCGCGGGCTCCTTCACCGGCATCCAGTGGATGTCGCAGATCCTGTGCGAGCGCGCCGACCTCAGCGAGCGGGTGACGGTCCTGCTGAGACACCTCCTGCCCAGCGTCACCCTCCCCCAGCTCATGCCCACTCTGGACCTCGCCCCCGACCGCGCCGAACGCCTTCTGGCACAGCGGCCGGCGGAGACGGACGAAGGCGGGGACGAGGAGGGCGAGCCCTCTGCGCGCATCAGCGCCTGA